In uncultured Bacteroides sp., one genomic interval encodes:
- a CDS encoding FprA family A-type flavoprotein, translating to MQQKTTIKGKVHYVGVNDRNKQLFEGMWPLPYGVSYNSYLIDDELVALVDTVDVCYFEIFLRKIKNIIGDRPINYLIINHMEPDHSGSIRLIKQHYPDIVIVGNKQTFGMIEGFYGVTGEQYLVKDGDYLALGHHKLKFYLTPMVHWPETMMTYDETDGVLFSGDGFGCFGTLDGGFIDSRMNIDKYWDEMVRYYSNIVGKYGSPVQKALEKLAGLHISAICSTHGPVWMENIERVIGIYDKLSRYDADEGVVIVYGSMYGNTEQMAETIASELSACGIKNIVMHNVSKSNPSYILMDIFKYKGLIIGSPTYSNQIFPEVEAILSKILVRDMKGRYLGYFGSFCWAGAAVKRMAEFAEKSKFELVGDPVEMKQSMKDITYTQCENLAKAMADRLKVDRSKTL from the coding sequence ATGCAACAGAAGACTACAATAAAAGGGAAAGTTCACTATGTAGGAGTGAATGACAGAAATAAACAGTTGTTTGAAGGAATGTGGCCGTTACCTTACGGTGTATCTTATAATTCTTATCTTATTGACGATGAATTAGTGGCACTTGTTGATACGGTTGATGTATGCTATTTTGAGATTTTTCTTCGCAAAATTAAAAATATAATAGGTGATCGTCCTATCAATTATTTGATTATTAATCACATGGAGCCAGATCATTCGGGTTCCATTCGTTTGATAAAACAACATTATCCGGATATTGTTATTGTGGGTAACAAGCAGACTTTCGGAATGATTGAAGGTTTCTACGGAGTTACCGGTGAACAATATCTGGTAAAAGATGGAGATTATCTTGCTTTAGGACATCATAAACTTAAATTCTACCTTACACCAATGGTTCACTGGCCCGAAACCATGATGACTTACGACGAAACAGACGGAGTTCTCTTCTCGGGTGATGGATTTGGTTGTTTTGGAACATTAGACGGAGGCTTTATCGATTCCCGTATGAATATTGATAAATACTGGGATGAGATGGTACGTTACTATTCCAATATTGTAGGAAAGTATGGTTCTCCGGTACAAAAAGCACTCGAAAAACTAGCTGGATTGCATATTAGTGCAATTTGTTCTACACATGGCCCTGTATGGATGGAGAATATAGAAAGAGTAATTGGTATCTACGATAAATTAAGTCGCTACGATGCCGATGAAGGAGTGGTCATTGTTTACGGAAGCATGTATGGTAATACAGAACAGATGGCCGAAACCATTGCATCGGAACTTTCTGCCTGTGGCATTAAGAATATTGTGATGCACAATGTCTCAAAATCTAATCCTTCTTATATCCTTATGGATATATTTAAATACAAAGGACTGATTATCGGAAGTCCTACTTACAGCAACCAGATATTCCCTGAAGTAGAAGCAATTCTTTCAAAAATACTTGTGAGAGATATGAAAGGACGCTATCTGGGATACTTTGGATCTTTTTGCTGGGCTGGCGCTGCCGTGAAAAGAATGGCTGAATTTGCAGAAAAGAGTAAGTTTGAATTGGTAGGTGATCCTGTGGAAATGAAACAAAGTATGAAGGATATTACTTATACTCAATGTGAAAACCTGGCTAAAGCTATGGCCGATCGTTTAAAAGTTGACAGATCTAAAACACTATAA
- the nagB gene encoding glucosamine-6-phosphate deaminase: MRLIIQPDYQKISQWAANYVAAKINKANPTAEKPFVLGLPTGSSPLGMYKALIDLHKKGIVSFKNVVTFNMDEYVGLPQAHPESYYSFMWNNFFSHIDIVKANVNILNGNAADLEAECERYEAKIKEYGGIDLFLGGIGPDGHIAFNEPGSSLTSRTRVKTLTTDTIIANSRFFENDVNKVPKTALTVGVGTVLSAKEVLIIVNGHNKARALYHAVEGSITQMWTISALQLHEKGIIVCDDAAADELKVGTYRYFKDIEADHLDPETLLK; this comes from the coding sequence ATGAGACTAATCATTCAACCTGATTATCAGAAGATATCTCAGTGGGCTGCGAATTATGTAGCTGCAAAGATTAACAAGGCTAATCCTACTGCAGAGAAACCTTTTGTTCTTGGTTTGCCAACAGGATCTTCTCCTCTTGGAATGTACAAAGCACTAATTGATCTACACAAAAAAGGCATTGTATCATTTAAAAATGTGGTAACGTTCAATATGGACGAATACGTAGGTCTTCCACAAGCACACCCGGAAAGCTACTATTCATTTATGTGGAACAATTTCTTTAGTCATATTGATATTGTTAAGGCAAACGTAAATATCCTGAATGGTAATGCTGCTGATCTGGAAGCTGAATGCGAACGTTATGAAGCTAAGATCAAAGAATATGGTGGTATTGACCTTTTCCTTGGTGGTATTGGTCCTGATGGACACATTGCTTTTAATGAACCGGGATCTTCTCTAACTTCTCGCACTAGAGTGAAGACTTTGACAACAGATACAATCATTGCTAACTCTCGTTTCTTTGAAAATGATGTGAATAAGGTTCCTAAAACAGCTTTAACTGTAGGTGTTGGAACGGTTCTTTCTGCTAAAGAAGTTCTTATCATTGTTAATGGACACAACAAGGCTCGTGCTTTGTATCATGCTGTTGAAGGTTCAATTACTCAGATGTGGACTATCAGTGCACTTCAACTTCACGAAAAAGGAATTATTGTTTGTGATGATGCAGCTGCCGATGAATTGAAGGTGGGTACTTACCGTTACTTCAAAGATATTGAAGCTGATCATCTTGATCCTGAAACTTTACTGAAATAA
- a CDS encoding L-threonylcarbamoyladenylate synthase: MLLKLYEKNNNPKDIEQIVQVLRDGGVVIYPTDTVYAIGCHALQVRAVENICRIKDIDPKKKSLSIICYDLSNISEYAKVENSTFKLMKKNLPGAFTFILAAGGKLPKIFKNRKEVGIRVPDNNIIREICRQLDAPILTTTIPWNEKEDIEYLTNPELIDEKFGYEVDLVVDGGIGGIEPSTIVDCTSGEAEIVRQGKGILEEV; this comes from the coding sequence ATGCTATTAAAATTATACGAAAAGAACAATAACCCGAAGGATATAGAACAAATCGTTCAAGTCCTCCGCGACGGAGGAGTGGTTATTTACCCAACGGATACAGTGTATGCCATTGGTTGTCATGCATTACAAGTCCGTGCAGTAGAGAACATCTGCCGTATAAAAGACATTGATCCGAAAAAGAAGAGTCTTTCCATTATTTGTTATGACCTGAGCAACATCAGTGAATATGCAAAAGTGGAAAACTCTACATTCAAACTAATGAAAAAGAATTTGCCGGGAGCGTTTACTTTTATCCTGGCTGCCGGCGGCAAACTTCCTAAAATATTCAAGAACAGGAAAGAAGTTGGTATTCGTGTGCCCGATAATAATATTATCCGTGAGATATGCAGACAACTGGATGCACCAATCTTAACCACAACTATTCCCTGGAATGAAAAAGAAGACATTGAATATCTCACAAATCCGGAACTGATTGACGAGAAATTTGGTTATGAAGTAGATTTGGTTGTTGATGGAGGAATTGGAGGCATAGAGCCATCAACCATCGTAGACTGTACTTCTGGTGAAGCGGAAATTGTTCGTCAGGGAAAAGGTATTCTGGAAGAAGTTTAG